The Amycolatopsis mongoliensis genome includes a window with the following:
- a CDS encoding rhamnogalacturonan lyase, translated as MVESCGTSARGGRAVTRPRWERSQVDCPCRVPPGGRYDPAGYTGNVYVDAYRLDGTLLRRIDLGRNIRAGAHYTQFQVFDYDGDGRAEVAMKTADGTRTGTGQVLGSANADYRNSSGYILSGPEYLTMFDGRTGAALATVNYDPPRGTVSSWGDSYGNRVDRFLAGTAYLDGSHPSLIMSRGYYTRTVIAAWDFRGGALTERWKFDSNSAGSQYTGQGDHQLAIADTDGDGRDEIVFGAMAIDDNGSPLWNTRLGHGDAMHVGDLIPSRAGLEEFKVDEDTSKPAAWTADAKTGQIIWQNASCSCDNGRGVSDDVYAGSPGAESWSSAVPGLLNTSGQTIGRKPSSANFVVWRDGDAQRELLDGTHIDKYGTGADTRLLTASGVHANNGTKNTQSLQADLFGDWREEVVWPTSDNRALRIYSTTDPTSISHVSLMQDRQYREAVAWQNTAYNQPPHPSFALAK; from the coding sequence GTGGTCGAATCGTGCGGCACTTCCGCTCGGGGTGGTCGAGCCGTTACACGCCCGCGCTGGGAGCGTTCCCAGGTCGACTGTCCCTGTCGTGTTCCTCCAGGAGGTCGGTATGACCCAGCGGGCTACACCGGGAATGTCTACGTCGACGCCTACCGGCTCGACGGCACCCTGCTGCGGCGGATCGACCTGGGCCGCAACATCCGCGCCGGCGCGCACTACACGCAGTTCCAGGTCTTCGACTACGACGGGGACGGCCGGGCCGAGGTCGCCATGAAGACCGCCGACGGCACGCGGACCGGCACCGGCCAGGTCCTCGGCAGCGCGAACGCGGACTACCGCAATTCCAGCGGCTACATCCTGTCCGGTCCGGAATACCTGACGATGTTCGACGGCCGGACCGGCGCCGCGCTGGCCACCGTGAACTACGACCCGCCGCGCGGCACCGTCTCTTCGTGGGGCGACAGCTACGGCAACCGGGTCGACCGGTTCCTGGCCGGGACCGCGTACCTGGACGGCTCGCACCCGAGCCTGATCATGTCCCGTGGCTACTACACCCGGACCGTCATCGCGGCCTGGGACTTCCGCGGCGGCGCGCTGACCGAGCGGTGGAAGTTCGATTCGAACTCGGCCGGCTCGCAGTACACGGGGCAGGGCGACCACCAGCTGGCCATCGCGGACACCGACGGCGACGGCCGCGACGAGATCGTCTTCGGTGCCATGGCGATCGACGACAATGGCAGTCCACTGTGGAACACCCGGCTCGGCCATGGAGACGCCATGCACGTCGGCGACCTGATCCCGAGCCGGGCGGGCCTGGAAGAGTTCAAGGTGGACGAAGACACGTCGAAGCCGGCCGCCTGGACGGCCGACGCGAAGACCGGGCAGATCATCTGGCAGAACGCGTCCTGCTCCTGCGACAACGGACGCGGGGTGTCGGACGACGTCTACGCGGGCAGCCCCGGCGCCGAATCCTGGTCGTCCGCGGTGCCCGGGCTGTTGAACACCAGCGGGCAGACCATCGGGCGCAAGCCGTCCTCGGCGAACTTCGTCGTCTGGCGGGACGGCGACGCCCAGCGCGAGCTGCTGGACGGCACCCACATCGACAAGTACGGCACCGGCGCCGACACGCGGCTGCTCACCGCGTCCGGCGTGCACGCGAACAACGGCACCAAGAACACGCAGTCGCTGCAGGCGGACCTGTTCGGCGACTGGCGGGAGGAGGTCGTCTGGCCGACGTCGGACAACCGGGCGCTGCGGATCTACTCGACCACGGACCCGACGAGCATCTCCCACGTCTCGCTGATGCAGGACCGCCAGTACCGGGAGGCCGTGGCGTGGCAGAACACCGCCTACAACCAGCCGCCGCACCCGAGTTTCGCGCTCGCGAAGTGA
- a CDS encoding PucR family transcriptional regulator gives MTVVVRMGEARADARDTAWSLAARVLDELDELTGALVADIVEQNSGYRVVDVVPDDDLWRSCHDNLRRVLQLIGRGAETAEDLYDAAKATGRRRAEQQLPLDDVLRSFRIGGRLVWQALTEKARATGYVNNEAMLDLATRVWEVVDATSAQVALAYHVAERSFVRADEQRRASLWEGLLQGRAADAGFAYEAGRALRLPISGPYVVVAAAGPGDAAFAEPLGSALEDLGSTSAWQSRADVLVGLVSLPGRAVADAVEAIGSVLTVPAGVSLVVDGLAAVHTAYRQAVLAMRTVPPGRADVVCLAERLPEALLLSSPELTESLQQNWLGCLLDLRSVERGPLLETLATWVRTGGSATRSAQALHCHRNTVLNRIHRIEELTGRSLTGGDLALELALVVRALPYLPPPRVP, from the coding sequence GTGACAGTGGTGGTGCGGATGGGCGAGGCACGGGCGGACGCCCGGGACACCGCGTGGTCGCTCGCGGCCAGGGTGCTGGACGAGCTCGACGAGCTCACCGGCGCCCTGGTCGCCGACATCGTCGAGCAGAACTCCGGCTACCGGGTGGTCGACGTCGTGCCCGACGACGACCTGTGGCGCTCCTGCCACGACAACCTCCGCCGGGTCCTCCAGCTGATCGGCCGGGGCGCCGAGACCGCCGAGGACCTGTACGACGCGGCGAAGGCGACCGGACGGCGCCGGGCCGAGCAGCAGCTGCCGCTCGACGACGTGCTGCGGTCGTTCCGGATCGGCGGCCGGCTGGTCTGGCAGGCCCTGACCGAGAAGGCCCGGGCCACCGGGTACGTCAACAACGAGGCCATGCTGGACCTCGCGACCCGCGTGTGGGAGGTCGTCGACGCCACTTCGGCCCAGGTGGCACTGGCCTACCACGTGGCGGAGCGCAGTTTCGTCCGCGCGGACGAGCAGCGGCGGGCCTCGCTCTGGGAAGGACTGCTGCAGGGACGCGCCGCGGACGCGGGGTTCGCCTACGAGGCCGGCCGCGCGCTGCGCCTGCCGATCTCGGGGCCCTACGTCGTCGTCGCGGCCGCGGGGCCCGGTGACGCCGCCTTCGCCGAGCCGCTCGGATCCGCGCTGGAGGACCTCGGGTCCACCTCCGCCTGGCAGTCGCGCGCGGACGTGCTCGTCGGCCTGGTCTCGTTGCCGGGCCGTGCGGTGGCGGATGCCGTCGAGGCCATCGGGTCCGTGCTGACCGTGCCGGCCGGGGTCTCCCTGGTCGTCGACGGGCTGGCGGCCGTGCACACGGCCTACCGCCAGGCGGTGCTGGCGATGCGGACGGTGCCGCCGGGCCGGGCCGACGTGGTGTGCCTGGCCGAACGGCTGCCCGAAGCACTGCTGCTCAGCTCGCCCGAACTGACCGAGTCGCTGCAGCAGAACTGGCTGGGCTGCCTGCTGGACCTGCGGTCGGTGGAGCGCGGCCCGCTGCTGGAGACGCTCGCGACGTGGGTGCGCACCGGCGGCTCGGCGACACGCTCGGCGCAGGCGCTGCACTGCCACCGCAACACCGTGCTCAACCGGATCCACCGGATCGAAGAGCTGACCGGCCGGTCGCTGACCGGCGGCGACCTGGCCCTGGAGCTCGCCCTGGTCGTCCGCGCGCTGCCCTACCTCCCGCCACCACGCGTGCCCTGA
- a CDS encoding ABC transporter substrate-binding protein has translation MFRIAFAALAGALVLAGCGSTSSADDPYGLLEPGTIRAATQTSQPPFAYGDPTGKPVGFVIDVTDEAAKRLGLKVDYKSTSVTSSLAGLTSHQYDLAAAGLGVTEERQKSVSFTKPLFWSTTAVLTTASSTAAKLTDFAGRKVGAVTGSTQEPFVPAKMPGAVPIGFPNANAAVSQLLNGALDAFVVGGPDAEQFLKQYPALRRAASAPVEHPTSMAVPKDHGALLTALDQQIGAMVADGTYARLYRKYFTTAPLPQLVAAWPALGAQFAGGL, from the coding sequence ATGTTCCGCATCGCCTTCGCCGCGCTCGCCGGCGCCCTCGTCCTCGCCGGCTGCGGCAGCACCTCCTCCGCCGACGACCCGTACGGCCTGCTCGAACCCGGCACCATCCGCGCCGCCACGCAGACCAGCCAGCCGCCGTTCGCCTACGGTGATCCCACCGGCAAGCCGGTCGGGTTCGTCATCGACGTCACCGACGAAGCCGCCAAGCGGCTCGGGCTGAAGGTCGACTACAAGTCGACTTCGGTGACGTCGTCGCTGGCCGGGCTGACCAGCCACCAGTACGACCTCGCCGCCGCCGGGCTTGGCGTCACCGAAGAACGCCAGAAGAGCGTCTCCTTCACCAAGCCCCTGTTCTGGAGCACCACGGCGGTGCTCACGACCGCGAGCTCGACCGCCGCGAAGCTCACGGACTTCGCGGGGCGGAAGGTCGGCGCGGTCACCGGGTCGACGCAGGAACCGTTCGTCCCGGCCAAAATGCCGGGCGCGGTTCCGATCGGCTTCCCCAACGCCAACGCCGCGGTGAGCCAGCTGCTCAACGGCGCCCTCGACGCGTTCGTCGTCGGCGGGCCGGACGCCGAGCAGTTCCTCAAGCAGTACCCGGCCCTGCGACGGGCCGCCTCGGCCCCGGTGGAGCACCCGACGTCGATGGCCGTGCCGAAGGACCACGGCGCGCTACTGACCGCGCTGGACCAGCAGATCGGCGCGATGGTCGCCGACGGCACCTACGCACGGCTGTACCGCAAGTACTTCACCACCGCACCGCTGCCCCAGCTCGTCGCCGCCTGGCCCGCGCTCGGCGCGCAGTTCGCGGGCGGGCTCTGA
- a CDS encoding CocE/NonD family hydrolase: protein MGGWERLDLAGGRHCWRLVLDVPARDGTVLAADLYAARPDPSPGPVLLERTPYGRRLARPSDGVLGPDDPPAPEVAAQRFVAGGYLVVRQDCRGRGDSGGTFTKYLNEAEDGYDTVEWIAARDWCDGRVATMGVSYSAHAQAALASLGAPHLAAMFLDSGGFASAYEAGTRMGGAFELKQVTWAFHRARSSAKVLADPVLRATLDSEDLRAWFTRMPWRRGATPLRFVPDYEDYLLEQWEHGVFDEYWRQPGIFARGFYDRFPDVPSLHISSWYDPYIRTAAENFRELGRKKHSPAYLVLGPWTHGARSVRHAGDVDFGPEAPLDGNLDDDYVTMRLRWFDAHLTADGESPPPVRYFLMGGGSGRRTADGRLDHGGRWRTAAAWPPETAEDQVFHLCADGSLTRTPAPADPAYLEYDFDPADPVPTLGGQVTSGEPVMSGGAFHQCPDERFFGASEPFLPLESRPDVLVFQTPPLARDVAVAGPVTVRLAVSSTAADTDFTVKLVDVHPPSADYPQGFAMNLTDGILRCRYRDSFAEPAPMVPGEVYDITVEAPDTANLFRAGHRIRLDVSSSNFPRFDVNTNTGAREVGDRRKVVATNRVHVGGRSWLTLPVLPPDIDA from the coding sequence ATGGGCGGCTGGGAACGGCTGGACCTGGCCGGCGGCCGGCACTGCTGGCGGCTCGTGCTCGACGTCCCCGCCCGCGACGGCACCGTCCTGGCCGCCGACCTCTACGCCGCCCGGCCCGACCCCTCCCCCGGGCCGGTGCTCCTCGAGCGCACCCCGTACGGCCGCCGGCTGGCGCGTCCGTCGGACGGCGTCCTCGGCCCCGACGACCCGCCGGCACCCGAGGTGGCCGCGCAGCGGTTCGTCGCGGGCGGCTACCTGGTCGTGCGGCAGGACTGCCGCGGCCGCGGCGACTCCGGCGGCACGTTCACCAAGTACCTCAACGAGGCCGAAGACGGCTACGACACCGTCGAATGGATCGCGGCGCGGGACTGGTGCGACGGCCGGGTCGCGACGATGGGCGTCTCCTACTCCGCCCACGCGCAGGCCGCGCTGGCGTCGCTGGGCGCGCCCCACCTGGCGGCCATGTTCCTCGACTCCGGCGGGTTCGCCAGCGCCTACGAAGCCGGCACCCGGATGGGCGGCGCGTTCGAGCTGAAGCAGGTGACCTGGGCGTTCCACCGCGCCCGCAGCAGCGCGAAGGTGCTCGCCGATCCCGTGCTGCGGGCCACCTTGGACTCCGAGGACCTGCGCGCGTGGTTCACCCGGATGCCGTGGCGGCGCGGCGCGACGCCGTTGCGGTTCGTCCCGGACTACGAGGACTACCTGCTGGAGCAGTGGGAGCACGGGGTGTTCGACGAGTACTGGCGCCAGCCCGGCATCTTCGCGCGCGGGTTCTACGACCGGTTCCCGGACGTCCCCAGCCTGCACATCTCCAGCTGGTACGACCCCTACATCCGCACCGCCGCCGAGAACTTCCGCGAACTGGGCCGCAAGAAGCACAGCCCCGCCTACCTCGTGCTCGGGCCGTGGACCCACGGCGCCCGCAGCGTGCGGCACGCCGGTGACGTCGACTTCGGCCCCGAAGCGCCGCTCGACGGCAACCTCGACGACGACTACGTGACGATGCGGCTGCGCTGGTTCGACGCGCACCTCACCGCCGACGGCGAGTCCCCGCCGCCGGTGCGGTACTTCCTGATGGGCGGCGGCTCCGGGCGCCGGACCGCCGACGGCCGCCTCGACCACGGCGGCCGGTGGCGCACGGCGGCGGCGTGGCCCCCGGAGACCGCCGAGGACCAGGTGTTCCACCTGTGCGCCGACGGCAGCCTCACCCGCACCCCGGCGCCGGCGGACCCCGCGTACCTGGAGTACGACTTCGACCCGGCCGACCCGGTGCCCACGCTCGGCGGCCAGGTCACCTCCGGCGAGCCGGTGATGAGCGGGGGCGCGTTCCACCAGTGCCCCGACGAACGCTTCTTCGGCGCGTCGGAACCCTTCCTGCCGCTGGAAAGCCGACCGGACGTGCTCGTGTTCCAGACCCCGCCGCTGGCGCGGGACGTCGCGGTCGCCGGGCCGGTCACCGTGCGGCTGGCGGTGTCGTCCACCGCCGCCGACACGGACTTCACGGTGAAACTGGTCGACGTCCACCCGCCCAGCGCCGACTACCCGCAGGGCTTCGCGATGAACCTCACCGACGGCATCCTGCGCTGCCGCTACCGGGACTCCTTCGCCGAACCGGCGCCGATGGTCCCCGGCGAGGTCTACGACATCACCGTCGAGGCCCCCGACACGGCGAACCTGTTCCGGGCCGGGCACCGCATCCGGCTCGACGTCAGCTCCAGCAACTTCCCCCGCTTCGACGTCAACACGAACACCGGTGCCCGCGAGGTGGGCGACCGCCGGAAGGTCGTGGCCACCAACCGGGTCCACGTCGGCGGGCGGTCGTGGCTGACGCTGCCGGTGCTGCCGCCGGACATCGATGCTTGA
- a CDS encoding amino acid ABC transporter permease: MLDFLRTFFDLHEILDVLPALLTEGLRNTLLIAALAIVFGVVAGVLLAMLLLSRRRLVRLPARIYVDVFRGLPAIVTVSLVGVGLPAAGLRPFGREPLGYAVLAIALISAAYSAEIFRSGIQAVPAGQLHAARSLGMPYLTAMRVVVVPQGVRNVLPALAGQFIIDIKESALVYLLGLGFGQRELYFIAQERQAATYNSSALVAAGLCYLLLTIPLTYAVNKLDRRMREGRRFTTGPAPVAPVPAKAAV; this comes from the coding sequence ATGCTCGACTTCCTGCGCACCTTCTTCGACCTGCACGAGATCCTGGACGTCCTACCCGCGCTGCTCACCGAAGGGCTGCGCAACACCCTGCTGATCGCCGCGCTGGCGATCGTCTTCGGCGTCGTCGCCGGGGTGCTGCTGGCGATGCTGCTGCTGTCCCGGCGGCGGCTGGTCCGGCTGCCCGCCCGCATCTACGTCGACGTCTTCCGGGGACTGCCGGCGATCGTCACCGTCAGCCTGGTCGGCGTCGGCCTGCCGGCGGCGGGACTGCGCCCGTTCGGCCGCGAACCGCTCGGGTACGCCGTGCTCGCCATCGCCCTGATCTCCGCCGCCTACTCGGCCGAGATCTTCCGCTCCGGCATCCAGGCCGTCCCCGCCGGGCAGCTGCACGCGGCGCGCAGCCTCGGCATGCCCTACCTCACGGCCATGCGGGTGGTCGTCGTCCCGCAGGGCGTGCGCAACGTGCTGCCCGCGCTGGCCGGCCAGTTCATCATCGACATCAAGGAGAGCGCACTGGTGTACCTGCTCGGACTCGGCTTCGGCCAGCGGGAGCTCTACTTCATCGCCCAGGAACGGCAGGCGGCGACCTACAACTCGTCGGCACTCGTCGCCGCGGGCCTCTGCTACCTGCTGCTGACCATCCCGCTCACCTACGCGGTGAACAAGCTCGACCGGCGCATGCGCGAAGGCCGCCGCTTCACGACCGGGCCGGCGCCGGTCGCGCCCGTTCCCGCGAAGGCGGCCGTCTGA
- a CDS encoding molybdopterin cofactor-binding domain-containing protein, which produces MPEHDPAVPSPGSEPRSMARRRFLGFVLAAPTLAVAAQVGAAELAPGKADAAIPSLPQPEDIFDLGDLQNLAALPTSGLISVQIGADGRAAFAVPRCEVGQGMTTAVAMMIAEELDLPLDKIDVTLADARPELLMNQLTGGSNSMRSIYTPVRTASAIARQRLIAAAAAQWGVPASQLTTSGGVVRGSGGRTASYGSLAKAAASATTISVAATLKPQSEFKVLGTPQNRLDAHAAVTGRKQFTLDLDVPGALPTMVARPPTINGTPRAILNAAEVKAMPGITDVAAISHGVAVRGRTFGQCIDAIRALKVTWGAGTVDGESDATVLKKLKAAQLPMAVPGLLDQYIDAEFTFAAASNSPLETGAAIADVRADRAEIWSCLKVPIVAQEEIAKLLGLPQDAVTVHVTQGGGSFGRHLFHDAAAEAAEASQKMGKPVKLMWSRTDDFRQGRIHPMCVSRVRATYLLGNVVSFEQRHTSVQTEFSHGLGEMITATAAKLPIGGNLSFAESIFLLSQSSPYNFGVTTQLLNEIPLKFNTGSMRNIYSPNVVTAEELVVDQLAKKFGKDPVAFRREFLKDDRLRAVLDKAVQVGNWGRAMPAGTAQGIALHAEYRGAVAVLVEIDCRPETVNRPIRDGVTGPRVTKALVVVDPGFAINPRGLEAQMIGGLNDGIAMCLTSSIHIKDGLPLEGSWDNYFYTREWNTPPETQVVIMPNTSSSPSGAGELAVAPSFAAVACAYARAVGKMPTSFPINHGTLSFEPLPVQPSTPPSPTDGLDHAF; this is translated from the coding sequence ATGCCCGAACACGACCCCGCCGTCCCCTCACCCGGGTCCGAGCCGCGCTCGATGGCCCGCCGCCGTTTCCTCGGTTTCGTGCTCGCCGCGCCGACGCTCGCCGTCGCCGCGCAGGTCGGGGCCGCGGAGCTCGCTCCCGGAAAGGCCGACGCGGCGATCCCGTCGCTGCCGCAGCCCGAAGACATCTTCGACCTCGGCGACCTGCAGAACCTCGCCGCCCTGCCGACGTCCGGCCTGATCAGCGTGCAGATCGGCGCCGACGGCCGGGCCGCGTTCGCGGTGCCGCGCTGCGAGGTCGGCCAGGGGATGACCACCGCCGTCGCGATGATGATCGCCGAGGAGCTCGACCTCCCGCTGGACAAGATCGACGTCACGCTCGCCGACGCCCGCCCCGAGCTGCTGATGAACCAGCTGACCGGCGGCTCCAACTCGATGCGCAGCATCTACACGCCGGTCCGGACCGCCTCGGCGATCGCCCGGCAGCGGCTGATCGCCGCGGCCGCCGCGCAGTGGGGCGTGCCGGCCTCGCAGCTGACGACGTCCGGCGGGGTCGTCCGCGGCTCCGGTGGCCGCACGGCGAGCTACGGCTCGCTGGCGAAGGCCGCGGCCTCCGCCACCACGATCAGCGTGGCCGCGACGCTCAAGCCGCAGTCGGAGTTCAAGGTGCTCGGCACGCCGCAGAACCGGCTCGACGCGCACGCCGCGGTCACCGGCCGCAAGCAGTTCACCCTCGACCTGGACGTCCCGGGCGCGCTCCCGACGATGGTCGCCCGGCCGCCCACGATCAACGGCACGCCGCGCGCGATCCTCAACGCGGCCGAGGTCAAGGCGATGCCCGGGATCACCGACGTCGCCGCGATCTCGCACGGCGTCGCGGTCCGCGGCCGCACGTTCGGCCAGTGCATCGACGCGATCCGGGCGCTGAAGGTGACCTGGGGCGCGGGCACGGTCGACGGCGAGTCGGACGCGACCGTGCTGAAGAAGCTCAAGGCGGCGCAGCTGCCGATGGCCGTGCCCGGCCTGCTCGACCAGTACATCGACGCCGAGTTCACCTTCGCCGCCGCCAGCAACAGCCCGCTGGAAACCGGCGCCGCGATCGCCGACGTCCGCGCCGACCGCGCGGAGATCTGGTCGTGCCTGAAGGTGCCGATCGTCGCCCAGGAGGAGATCGCCAAGCTGCTGGGGCTGCCCCAGGACGCGGTCACGGTGCACGTCACCCAGGGCGGCGGGTCGTTCGGGCGGCACCTGTTCCACGACGCGGCCGCCGAAGCGGCGGAGGCGTCGCAGAAGATGGGCAAGCCGGTCAAGCTGATGTGGTCGCGCACCGACGACTTCCGCCAGGGGCGCATCCACCCGATGTGCGTGTCGCGGGTGCGGGCCACCTACCTGCTCGGCAACGTGGTCAGCTTCGAACAGCGCCACACGAGCGTGCAGACGGAGTTCAGCCACGGGCTGGGCGAGATGATCACCGCGACCGCCGCGAAGCTCCCGATCGGCGGCAACCTCAGCTTCGCCGAGTCGATCTTCCTGCTGAGCCAGTCCTCGCCGTACAACTTCGGCGTCACGACCCAGCTGCTCAACGAGATCCCGCTGAAGTTCAACACCGGCAGCATGCGCAACATCTACTCGCCCAACGTGGTCACGGCCGAGGAGCTCGTCGTCGACCAGCTGGCGAAGAAGTTCGGCAAGGACCCGGTCGCGTTCCGCCGCGAGTTCCTCAAGGACGACCGGCTGCGCGCGGTGCTGGACAAGGCCGTCCAGGTCGGGAACTGGGGCCGGGCGATGCCGGCCGGCACGGCGCAGGGGATCGCGCTGCACGCCGAATACCGCGGCGCGGTCGCGGTGCTGGTGGAGATCGACTGCCGGCCGGAGACGGTCAACCGGCCCATCCGCGACGGCGTCACGGGCCCGCGGGTGACGAAGGCGCTCGTGGTCGTCGACCCCGGCTTCGCGATCAACCCGCGCGGTCTCGAGGCGCAGATGATCGGCGGCCTCAACGACGGCATCGCGATGTGCCTCACCTCCAGCATCCACATCAAGGACGGGCTCCCGCTGGAAGGCAGCTGGGACAACTACTTCTACACGCGCGAGTGGAACACCCCGCCCGAGACGCAGGTCGTGATCATGCCGAACACCTCGTCCAGCCCCAGCGGCGCGGGCGAGCTCGCGGTGGCGCCGTCGTTCGCCGCCGTCGCCTGCGCCTACGCCCGCGCGGTCGGCAAGATGCCGACCTCGTTCCCCATCAACCACGGCACGCTCAGCTTCGAGCCGCTGCCCGTCCAGCCGTCCACTCCGCCGTCGCCGACCGACGGCCTCGACCACGCCTTCTAG
- a CDS encoding DUF5937 family protein yields MSVVLTVQGARAADLVAGVSPLAELLACLHSIAEPEHHFEVRPWLTRVRADTSAALHSRLKTYAPLWARRRCRLLLPFELPLGRTFEDELGRIEQLPVDRFAATAAEAIHGGFVEIGDLLGDAAAREAYVGACERRSFARGELARHLVGDPEAFRADLLDVLRACADEFFADEWARVSHRLESECATVRARVSALPVAEALASLSPNAAARQDPPSVVFDKLQSLHADLRGRRCLLVPSVHARPHLIVKVDPGFPVVVHFPVEGDGARDTLAQVRLRLAILADPARLSLCRHLVNEPITTSDLAARTGMTVPQVSRHLGRLREAGLLVSRRDGRMIQHRLDLQRLMQLGVDVLTTIMR; encoded by the coding sequence ATGTCGGTGGTGCTGACCGTGCAAGGGGCCCGGGCGGCCGACCTCGTCGCGGGGGTTTCGCCACTGGCCGAGCTGCTCGCGTGCCTGCACTCGATCGCCGAGCCGGAGCACCACTTCGAGGTGCGGCCGTGGCTCACCCGCGTCCGCGCGGACACCTCGGCCGCTCTGCACAGCCGGCTGAAGACCTACGCGCCGCTGTGGGCGCGCCGCCGCTGCCGGCTGCTGCTGCCGTTCGAGCTGCCGCTGGGCCGGACGTTCGAGGACGAGCTGGGCCGGATCGAGCAGCTCCCGGTGGACCGCTTCGCCGCGACCGCGGCCGAGGCGATCCACGGTGGCTTCGTGGAGATCGGCGACCTGCTGGGCGACGCGGCGGCGAGGGAGGCGTACGTCGGGGCGTGCGAGCGGCGGTCGTTCGCCCGCGGCGAGCTGGCCCGGCACCTCGTCGGCGACCCGGAAGCGTTCCGCGCGGACCTGCTGGACGTGCTGCGCGCCTGCGCCGACGAGTTCTTCGCCGACGAGTGGGCGCGGGTGTCTCACCGGCTGGAAAGCGAGTGCGCGACCGTGCGGGCGCGCGTCAGCGCGCTGCCGGTCGCCGAGGCGCTGGCCTCGCTCAGCCCGAACGCGGCGGCGCGGCAGGACCCGCCGTCGGTGGTGTTCGACAAGCTGCAGTCGTTGCACGCCGACCTGCGCGGCCGCCGCTGCCTGCTCGTACCGTCCGTGCACGCCCGGCCGCACCTGATCGTCAAGGTCGACCCGGGTTTCCCGGTCGTGGTGCACTTCCCGGTCGAGGGCGACGGCGCCCGCGACACGCTGGCCCAGGTGCGCCTGCGCCTGGCGATCCTCGCCGACCCGGCCCGGCTGTCGTTGTGCCGCCACCTGGTCAACGAGCCGATCACGACGTCGGACCTGGCCGCCCGGACCGGGATGACGGTGCCGCAGGTCTCCCGCCACCTGGGCCGCCTGCGCGAAGCGGGCCTGCTGGTCTCCCGCCGCGACGGCCGGATGATCCAGCACCGCCTGGACCTCCAGCGGCTGATGCAGCTCGGGGTCGACGTGCTCACCACGATCATGCGCTGA
- a CDS encoding amino acid ABC transporter ATP-binding protein: MAAVSVRGLHKNYGPIEVLRDVDLDVAAGETVCVLGRSGSGKSTLLKCLNLLEPPSFGEIRISGTEITGTRVDVDAVRTRVGMVFQHFNLFPHLSVLKNVTAALRHVRRLDRDTAEAAAMTQLERLGLAHLAHQRPGRLSGGQQQRVAIARALAVEPEVMLFDEATSALDPELVKDVLDVMRTLATSGMTMLAVTHEIGFAREVADRVVFMDEGRVAETGPARATLDHPETPRLRDFLARVL, encoded by the coding sequence ATGGCCGCGGTGTCCGTGCGGGGCCTGCACAAGAACTACGGCCCGATCGAAGTGCTCCGCGACGTCGACCTGGACGTGGCCGCCGGCGAGACCGTCTGCGTGCTCGGGCGGTCCGGTTCCGGCAAGTCGACCCTGCTCAAGTGCCTCAACCTGCTCGAACCGCCGTCGTTCGGCGAGATCCGGATCAGCGGCACCGAGATCACCGGCACCCGCGTGGACGTCGATGCCGTCCGCACCCGCGTCGGCATGGTGTTCCAGCACTTCAACCTGTTCCCGCACCTGAGCGTGCTGAAGAACGTCACGGCCGCACTGCGGCACGTCCGGCGGCTCGACCGGGACACCGCCGAGGCGGCGGCCATGACCCAGCTCGAGCGGCTCGGCCTGGCGCACCTGGCGCACCAGCGGCCGGGCCGGCTCTCCGGCGGCCAGCAGCAGCGCGTCGCGATCGCCCGGGCGCTCGCCGTCGAACCCGAGGTGATGCTGTTCGACGAGGCCACCTCGGCCCTCGACCCCGAGCTGGTCAAGGACGTCCTCGACGTGATGCGCACCCTCGCGACGTCGGGCATGACCATGCTCGCGGTGACCCACGAAATCGGCTTCGCCCGCGAGGTGGCCGACCGCGTGGTGTTCATGGACGAGGGCCGCGTCGCCGAAACCGGTCCCGCCCGCGCCACCCTCGACCACCCGGAAACCCCGCGGCTGCGCGACTTCCTCGCCCGCGTCCTGTGA